From Vanacampus margaritifer isolate UIUO_Vmar chromosome 8, RoL_Vmar_1.0, whole genome shotgun sequence, a single genomic window includes:
- the col2a1b gene encoding collagen, type II, alpha 1b isoform X1 has product MPLGDSIVLQTSCSFSCLQTSSWDGELFRQFLMVLHGPPQLHRYRCLSLGYTGPRNKRVHTEASPLTMSHMGLVVVGGVWTCWEEDALSCLQDGQRYSDKDVWKPEPCRICVCDTGTVLCDEIVCEELRDCPKPEIPFGECCPICAADPPPPIGTPGAKGQKGEPGDITDVVGPRGPSGPMGPPGEQGQRGHRGDKGEKGTPGPRGRDGEPGTPGNPGPPGPPGPNGPPGLGGNFAAQMAGGFDEKAGGGAQMGVMQGPMGPMGPRGPPGPTGSPGPQGFQGSPGEAGESGQAGSMGPRGPPGPSGKPGDDGEAGKPGKSGERGPSGPQGARGFPGTPGLPGIKGHRGYPGLDGTKGETGAVGSKGESGTSGESGAPGPMGPRGLPGERGRPGPSGVAGARGNDGLPGPAGPPGPVGPSGAPGFPGSPGSKGEAGPTGARGPEGAQGPRGESGTPGSSGPSGASGNPGTDGIPGAKGSSGAHGIAGAPGFPGPRGPPGPQGATGPLGPKGTSGDPGITGFKGEAGPKGEFGPAGLQGALGPQGEEGKRGPRGEPGAAGPLGPQGERGSPGNRGFPGQDGLAGPKGAPGERGPSGASGPKGASGDPGRPGESGLPGARGLTGRPGDAGPQGKVGPSGAAGEDGRPGPPGPQGARGQPGVMGFPGPKGATGEPGKSGEKGLLGAHGLRGLPGKDGETGAAGPPGPAGPAGERGEQGQPGPSGFQGLPGPPGPPGEGGKPGDQGVPGEGGAAGATGPRGERGFPGERGGAGSQGLQGPRGLPGTPGTDGPKGAIGPAGGGGAQGPPGLQGMPGERGGSGIPGPKGDRGDLGEKGPEGAAGKDGGRGLTGPIGPPGPAGPNGEKGESGPAGPSGAAGTRGAPGDRGETGPPGPAGFAGPPGSDGQPGLKGEMGESGQKGDAGAPGPQGPSGAPGPAGPTGVSGPKGARGAQGPSGATGFPGAAGRVGPPGPNGNPGAAGPAGPSGKDGPKGVRGDGGPHGRQGDAGLRGAAGTPGEKGDAGEDGPPGALGPSGPQGLAGQRGIVGLPGQRGERGFPGLPGPSGEPGKQGGPGGSGDRGSPGPVGPPGLTGPAGEPGREGNPGSDGPPGRDGSAGIKGDRGNTGPAGAPGAPGAPGSTGPVGPTGKQGNRGEAGAQGPAGSPGPAGARGMPGPQGPRGDKGEGGESGERGQKGHRGFTGLQGLPGPPGQSGDQGATGPAGPSGQRGPPGPTGPSGKEGSNGMPGPIGPPGPRGRSGETGPSGPPGTPGPPGLPGPPGPGIDMSAFAGLGHTEKGPDPLRYMRADQASGNLRQHDAEVDATLKSLNNQIENIRSPEGSKKNPARTCRDLKLCHPDWKSGEYWIDPNQGCTVDAIKVFCNMETGESCVRSKPSSIPRKNWWSSKSKDRKHVWFGETMNGGFHFSYGDDNLAPNTAAIQMTFLRLLSTEASQNVTYHCKNSVAYMDAAAGNLKKAVLLQGSNDVEIRAEGNSRFTYSVMEDGCTRHTGKWGKTVMEYRSQKTSRLPIVDIAPMDIGGADQEFGVEVGAVCFL; this is encoded by the exons GAACGCCTGGAGCTAAG GGCCAGAAAGGCGAACCTGGAGATATTACCGAT GTCGTAGGACCAAGAGGACCAAGTGGCCCAATG ggccccccaggagAACAGGGACAGCGCGGACACAGAGGAGACAAGGGAGAGAAG GGAACACCCGGTCCCCGTGGCAGAGATGGCGAGCCTGGCACCCCCGGAAACCCTGGCCCCCCTGGACCACCAGGACCTAACGGACCCCCTGGCCTTGGAGGA aactTTGCTGCTCAGATGGCAGGTGGCTTTGACGAGAAAGCCGGCGGCGGCGCTCAGATGGGCGTGATGCAAGGACCCATG GGCCCAATGGGTCCCCGAGGACCACCTGGACCCACTGGATCTCCT GGCCCTCAAGGATTCCAAGGCAGCCCAGGAGAGGCTGGAGAGTCTGGACAAGCT GGCTCCATGGGACCCCGTGGACCCCCAGGACCTTCTGGAAAACCTGGAGATGAC GGTGAGGCTGGCAAACCTGGAAAATCAGGCGAGCGTGGACCTTCTGGACCTCAG GGTGCTCGCGGCTTCCCCGGGACGCCCGGCTTGCCTGGCATCAAGGGACATCGA GGATACCCTGGACTTGATGGTACAAAAGGAGAGACCGGTGCTGTTGGGTCAAAG GGAGAGTCTGGTACTTCTGGAGAAAGCGGAGCTCCTGGACCAATG GGACCCCGTGGCCTTCCCGGCGAGAGAGGTCGTCCTGGACCTAGTGGTGTTGCT GGTGCCCGCGGTAATGATGGGTTGCCCGGCCCTGCTGGTCCCCCG GGCCCAGTCGGGCCTTCTGGAGCTCCGGGCTTCCCTGGCTCGCCTGGTTCAAAG GGAGAAGCTGGTCCCACTGGTGCTCGTGGACCCGAGGGTGCACAGGGACCCCGTGGAGAGTCTGGCACGCCTGGCTCATCTGGACCATCCGGCGCTTCT GGAAACCCCGGTACTGATGGTATCCCCggagctaaaggatcatct GGTGCTCACGGTATCGCCGGCGCTCCCGGTTTCCCCGGACCTCGCGGGCCTCCCGGGCCTCAGGGAGCCACCGGACCTCTCGGGCCAAAAGGAACATCT GGTGATCCAGGTATCACAGGCTTCAAGGGAGAAGCTGGACCTAAAGGAGAGTTT GGACCAGCTGGTCTTCAGGGAGCCCTCGGCCCACAAGGAGAAGAAGGCAAGAGAGGGCCCAGAGGCGAACCCGGTGCTGCTGGACCACTTGGACCTCAGGGAGAAAGA GGCTCTCCGGGTAACCGGGGCTTCCCAGGTCAAGATGGGTTGGCTGGTCCCAAG GGTGCCCCTGGTGAGCGTGGACCCTCAGGTGCCAGTGGTCCCAAGGGTGCTAGCGGTGACCCAGGTCGTCCCGGAGAGTCCGGTCTCCCCGGTGCCAGA GGTCTTACTGGACGTCCCGGTGACGCTGGTCCCCAAGGCAAAGTCGGACCTTCT GGAGCTGCTGGTGAAGATGGCCGACCCGGACCCCCCGGCCCACAGGGTGCCCGTGGGCAGCCCGGCGTCATGGGATTCCCCGGACCCAAAGGAGCAACC GGCGAGCCTGGCAAATCTGGAGAGAAGGGATTGCTTGGAGCTCATGGTCTGAGA GGTCTACCTGGAAAGGATGGTGAAACTGGCGCTGCTGGACCCCCCGGCCCTGCT GGTCCCGCTGGAGAGAGAGGAGAACAAGGTCAGCCTGGCCCCTCTGGTTTCCAG GGTCTTCCCGGCCCCCCTGGTCCCCCCGGTGAGGGAGGCAAACCTGGAGATCAG GGTGTTCCAGGAGAAGGCGGAGCTGCCGGTGCCACTGGACCCAGG GGAGAGCGAGGCTTCCCCGGAGAGAGAGGAGGAGCCGGTTCCCAGGGTCTGCAGGGACCCCGAGGTCTGCCCGGAACTCCTGGAACTGACGGCCCCAAG GGAGCCATCGGACCTGCCGGAGGCGGCGGAGCTCAGGGACCCCCCGGTCTGCAGGGTATGCCCGGAGAGAGAGGAGGCTCCGGTATTCCCGGACCCAAAGGAGACAGA GGTGACCTTGGAGAGAAGGGTCCTGAAGGTGCTGCTGGAAAAGATGGTGGCAGG ggtCTTACTGGTCCCATCGGCCCTCCTGGTCCTGCCGGTCCCAATGGTGAAAAG GGTGAATCCGGTCCTGCTGGTCCTTCTGGAGCCGCTGGCACCCGTGGCGCCCCC GGTGACAGAGGTGAGACCGGACCTCCTGGGCCTGCTGGATTTGCTGGACCCCCT GGCTCTGATGGACAACCTGGACTTAAGGGAGAGATGGGAGAGTCTGGCCAGAAGGGAGATGCCGGCGCCCCTGGACCACAAGGACCATCTGGTGCCCCTGGGCCCGCT GGCCCTACTGGTGTTTCTGGACCTAAAGGCGCCCGCGGTGCTCAGGGACCTTCC GGTGCCACCGGTTTCCCTGGAGCCGCTGGCCGAGTCGGACCTCCTGGTCCCAAT GGCAATCCTGGAGCCGCTGGTCCCGCCGGCCCCTCTGGCAAAGACGGCCCCAAGGGCGTGAGAGGAGATGGCGGCCCCCACGGCAGACAGGGAGACGCTGGACTTCGCGGTGCCGCTGGAACTCCTGGAGAGAAAGGAGACGCTGGAGAGGACGGCCCCCCT GGTGCTCTGGGTCCTTCTGGTCCTCAAGGTTTGGCCGGCCAGCGTGGTATCGTGGGTCTGCCGGGACAGCGTGGCGAGAGAGGCTTCCCCGGCCTGCCCGGACCTTCT GGTGAGCCTGGAAAGCAAGGAGGTCCCGGCGGCAGCGGAGACCGAGGATCCCCCGGTCCCGTCGGACCGCCCGGGCTCACCGGACCTGCAGGAGAGCCAGGCAGAGAG GGCAACCCTGGATCTGATGGACCTCCTGGTAGAGACGGCTCTGCTGGAATCAAG ggTGACCGCGGTAACACGGGTCCCGCTGGCGCTCCCGGTGCTCCAGGCGCTCCCGGCTCCACAGGCCCGGTCGGTCCCACCGGCAAACAGGGAAACCGAGGGGAGGCT GGTGCGCAAGGACCCGCCGGATCTCCAGGACCTGCTGGAGCCCGAGGAATGCCC GGACCCCAAGGTCCTCGTGGTGATAAGGGTGAAGGCGGAGAGTCTGGCGAAAGAGGACAGAAGGGTCACAGAGGCTTCACCGGTCTGCAGGGTCTGCCCGGACCTCCA GGTCAATCTGGAGACCAGGGTGCTACTGGACCTGCTGGACCTTCTGGACAAAGA GGACCACCCGGACCGACTGGGCCCAGTGGAAAGGAGGGTTCAAACGGTATGCCCGGACCCATCGGACCCCCCGGACCCCGTGGACGCAGCGGAGAGACCGGTCCTTCC GGTCCTCCCGGAACCCCCGGCCCCCCCGGTCTTCCCGGCCCCCCCGGCCCCGGCATCGACATGTCCGCCTTCGCCGGCCTGGGTCACACAGAGAAGGGTCCCGATCCTCTCAGGTACATGAGAGCCGACCAGGCCTCCGGAAACCTCCGTCAGCACGACGCCGAGGTGGACGCCACGCTCAAGTCCCTCAACAACCAGATCGAGAACATCCGCAGTCCAGAGGGCTCCAAGAAGAACCCGGCTCGCACCTGCAGGGACCTCAAGCTCTGCCATCCCGACTGGAAGAGCG GAGAGTACTGGATCGACCCCAACCAGGGCTGCACCGTGGACGCCATCAAGGTCTTCTGCAACATGGAGACGGGCGAGTCCTGCGTCCGCTCCAAACCGTCCAGCATCCCGCGCAAGAACTGGTGGTCCAGCAAGAGCAAGGACCGCAAACACGTGTGGTTCGGAGAAACCATGAACGGCGGATTCCAC TTCAGCTACGGCGACGACAACCTGGCGCCCAACACGGCGGCCATCCAGATGACGTTCCTGCGCCTGCTGTCCACCGAGGCGTCGCAGAACGTCACGTACCACTGTAAGAACAGCGTGGCCTACATGGACGCCGCCGCCGGCAACCTGAAGAAGGCCGTGCTGCTGCAGGGCTCCAACGACGTGGAGATCCGCGCCGAGGGCAACAGCCGCTTTACCTACAGCGTCATGGAGGACGGATGCACG AGACACACGGGCAAGTGGGGCAAGACGGTGATGGAGTACCGATCACAGAAGACCTCCCGCCTTCCCATCGTGGACATCGCCCCCATGGACATCGGCGGTGCCGACCAGGAGTTCGGAGTAGAAGTGGGCGCCGTGTGCTTCTTGTAA
- the col2a1b gene encoding collagen, type II, alpha 1b isoform X2 — MVLHGPPQLHRYRCLSLGYTGPRNKRVHTEASPLTMSHMGLVVVGGVWTCWEEDALSCLQDGQRYSDKDVWKPEPCRICVCDTGTVLCDEIVCEELRDCPKPEIPFGECCPICAADPPPPIGTPGAKGQKGEPGDITDVVGPRGPSGPMGPPGEQGQRGHRGDKGEKGTPGPRGRDGEPGTPGNPGPPGPPGPNGPPGLGGNFAAQMAGGFDEKAGGGAQMGVMQGPMGPMGPRGPPGPTGSPGPQGFQGSPGEAGESGQAGSMGPRGPPGPSGKPGDDGEAGKPGKSGERGPSGPQGARGFPGTPGLPGIKGHRGYPGLDGTKGETGAVGSKGESGTSGESGAPGPMGPRGLPGERGRPGPSGVAGARGNDGLPGPAGPPGPVGPSGAPGFPGSPGSKGEAGPTGARGPEGAQGPRGESGTPGSSGPSGASGNPGTDGIPGAKGSSGAHGIAGAPGFPGPRGPPGPQGATGPLGPKGTSGDPGITGFKGEAGPKGEFGPAGLQGALGPQGEEGKRGPRGEPGAAGPLGPQGERGSPGNRGFPGQDGLAGPKGAPGERGPSGASGPKGASGDPGRPGESGLPGARGLTGRPGDAGPQGKVGPSGAAGEDGRPGPPGPQGARGQPGVMGFPGPKGATGEPGKSGEKGLLGAHGLRGLPGKDGETGAAGPPGPAGPAGERGEQGQPGPSGFQGLPGPPGPPGEGGKPGDQGVPGEGGAAGATGPRGERGFPGERGGAGSQGLQGPRGLPGTPGTDGPKGAIGPAGGGGAQGPPGLQGMPGERGGSGIPGPKGDRGDLGEKGPEGAAGKDGGRGLTGPIGPPGPAGPNGEKGESGPAGPSGAAGTRGAPGDRGETGPPGPAGFAGPPGSDGQPGLKGEMGESGQKGDAGAPGPQGPSGAPGPAGPTGVSGPKGARGAQGPSGATGFPGAAGRVGPPGPNGNPGAAGPAGPSGKDGPKGVRGDGGPHGRQGDAGLRGAAGTPGEKGDAGEDGPPGALGPSGPQGLAGQRGIVGLPGQRGERGFPGLPGPSGEPGKQGGPGGSGDRGSPGPVGPPGLTGPAGEPGREGNPGSDGPPGRDGSAGIKGDRGNTGPAGAPGAPGAPGSTGPVGPTGKQGNRGEAGAQGPAGSPGPAGARGMPGPQGPRGDKGEGGESGERGQKGHRGFTGLQGLPGPPGQSGDQGATGPAGPSGQRGPPGPTGPSGKEGSNGMPGPIGPPGPRGRSGETGPSGPPGTPGPPGLPGPPGPGIDMSAFAGLGHTEKGPDPLRYMRADQASGNLRQHDAEVDATLKSLNNQIENIRSPEGSKKNPARTCRDLKLCHPDWKSGEYWIDPNQGCTVDAIKVFCNMETGESCVRSKPSSIPRKNWWSSKSKDRKHVWFGETMNGGFHFSYGDDNLAPNTAAIQMTFLRLLSTEASQNVTYHCKNSVAYMDAAAGNLKKAVLLQGSNDVEIRAEGNSRFTYSVMEDGCTRHTGKWGKTVMEYRSQKTSRLPIVDIAPMDIGGADQEFGVEVGAVCFL, encoded by the exons GAACGCCTGGAGCTAAG GGCCAGAAAGGCGAACCTGGAGATATTACCGAT GTCGTAGGACCAAGAGGACCAAGTGGCCCAATG ggccccccaggagAACAGGGACAGCGCGGACACAGAGGAGACAAGGGAGAGAAG GGAACACCCGGTCCCCGTGGCAGAGATGGCGAGCCTGGCACCCCCGGAAACCCTGGCCCCCCTGGACCACCAGGACCTAACGGACCCCCTGGCCTTGGAGGA aactTTGCTGCTCAGATGGCAGGTGGCTTTGACGAGAAAGCCGGCGGCGGCGCTCAGATGGGCGTGATGCAAGGACCCATG GGCCCAATGGGTCCCCGAGGACCACCTGGACCCACTGGATCTCCT GGCCCTCAAGGATTCCAAGGCAGCCCAGGAGAGGCTGGAGAGTCTGGACAAGCT GGCTCCATGGGACCCCGTGGACCCCCAGGACCTTCTGGAAAACCTGGAGATGAC GGTGAGGCTGGCAAACCTGGAAAATCAGGCGAGCGTGGACCTTCTGGACCTCAG GGTGCTCGCGGCTTCCCCGGGACGCCCGGCTTGCCTGGCATCAAGGGACATCGA GGATACCCTGGACTTGATGGTACAAAAGGAGAGACCGGTGCTGTTGGGTCAAAG GGAGAGTCTGGTACTTCTGGAGAAAGCGGAGCTCCTGGACCAATG GGACCCCGTGGCCTTCCCGGCGAGAGAGGTCGTCCTGGACCTAGTGGTGTTGCT GGTGCCCGCGGTAATGATGGGTTGCCCGGCCCTGCTGGTCCCCCG GGCCCAGTCGGGCCTTCTGGAGCTCCGGGCTTCCCTGGCTCGCCTGGTTCAAAG GGAGAAGCTGGTCCCACTGGTGCTCGTGGACCCGAGGGTGCACAGGGACCCCGTGGAGAGTCTGGCACGCCTGGCTCATCTGGACCATCCGGCGCTTCT GGAAACCCCGGTACTGATGGTATCCCCggagctaaaggatcatct GGTGCTCACGGTATCGCCGGCGCTCCCGGTTTCCCCGGACCTCGCGGGCCTCCCGGGCCTCAGGGAGCCACCGGACCTCTCGGGCCAAAAGGAACATCT GGTGATCCAGGTATCACAGGCTTCAAGGGAGAAGCTGGACCTAAAGGAGAGTTT GGACCAGCTGGTCTTCAGGGAGCCCTCGGCCCACAAGGAGAAGAAGGCAAGAGAGGGCCCAGAGGCGAACCCGGTGCTGCTGGACCACTTGGACCTCAGGGAGAAAGA GGCTCTCCGGGTAACCGGGGCTTCCCAGGTCAAGATGGGTTGGCTGGTCCCAAG GGTGCCCCTGGTGAGCGTGGACCCTCAGGTGCCAGTGGTCCCAAGGGTGCTAGCGGTGACCCAGGTCGTCCCGGAGAGTCCGGTCTCCCCGGTGCCAGA GGTCTTACTGGACGTCCCGGTGACGCTGGTCCCCAAGGCAAAGTCGGACCTTCT GGAGCTGCTGGTGAAGATGGCCGACCCGGACCCCCCGGCCCACAGGGTGCCCGTGGGCAGCCCGGCGTCATGGGATTCCCCGGACCCAAAGGAGCAACC GGCGAGCCTGGCAAATCTGGAGAGAAGGGATTGCTTGGAGCTCATGGTCTGAGA GGTCTACCTGGAAAGGATGGTGAAACTGGCGCTGCTGGACCCCCCGGCCCTGCT GGTCCCGCTGGAGAGAGAGGAGAACAAGGTCAGCCTGGCCCCTCTGGTTTCCAG GGTCTTCCCGGCCCCCCTGGTCCCCCCGGTGAGGGAGGCAAACCTGGAGATCAG GGTGTTCCAGGAGAAGGCGGAGCTGCCGGTGCCACTGGACCCAGG GGAGAGCGAGGCTTCCCCGGAGAGAGAGGAGGAGCCGGTTCCCAGGGTCTGCAGGGACCCCGAGGTCTGCCCGGAACTCCTGGAACTGACGGCCCCAAG GGAGCCATCGGACCTGCCGGAGGCGGCGGAGCTCAGGGACCCCCCGGTCTGCAGGGTATGCCCGGAGAGAGAGGAGGCTCCGGTATTCCCGGACCCAAAGGAGACAGA GGTGACCTTGGAGAGAAGGGTCCTGAAGGTGCTGCTGGAAAAGATGGTGGCAGG ggtCTTACTGGTCCCATCGGCCCTCCTGGTCCTGCCGGTCCCAATGGTGAAAAG GGTGAATCCGGTCCTGCTGGTCCTTCTGGAGCCGCTGGCACCCGTGGCGCCCCC GGTGACAGAGGTGAGACCGGACCTCCTGGGCCTGCTGGATTTGCTGGACCCCCT GGCTCTGATGGACAACCTGGACTTAAGGGAGAGATGGGAGAGTCTGGCCAGAAGGGAGATGCCGGCGCCCCTGGACCACAAGGACCATCTGGTGCCCCTGGGCCCGCT GGCCCTACTGGTGTTTCTGGACCTAAAGGCGCCCGCGGTGCTCAGGGACCTTCC GGTGCCACCGGTTTCCCTGGAGCCGCTGGCCGAGTCGGACCTCCTGGTCCCAAT GGCAATCCTGGAGCCGCTGGTCCCGCCGGCCCCTCTGGCAAAGACGGCCCCAAGGGCGTGAGAGGAGATGGCGGCCCCCACGGCAGACAGGGAGACGCTGGACTTCGCGGTGCCGCTGGAACTCCTGGAGAGAAAGGAGACGCTGGAGAGGACGGCCCCCCT GGTGCTCTGGGTCCTTCTGGTCCTCAAGGTTTGGCCGGCCAGCGTGGTATCGTGGGTCTGCCGGGACAGCGTGGCGAGAGAGGCTTCCCCGGCCTGCCCGGACCTTCT GGTGAGCCTGGAAAGCAAGGAGGTCCCGGCGGCAGCGGAGACCGAGGATCCCCCGGTCCCGTCGGACCGCCCGGGCTCACCGGACCTGCAGGAGAGCCAGGCAGAGAG GGCAACCCTGGATCTGATGGACCTCCTGGTAGAGACGGCTCTGCTGGAATCAAG ggTGACCGCGGTAACACGGGTCCCGCTGGCGCTCCCGGTGCTCCAGGCGCTCCCGGCTCCACAGGCCCGGTCGGTCCCACCGGCAAACAGGGAAACCGAGGGGAGGCT GGTGCGCAAGGACCCGCCGGATCTCCAGGACCTGCTGGAGCCCGAGGAATGCCC GGACCCCAAGGTCCTCGTGGTGATAAGGGTGAAGGCGGAGAGTCTGGCGAAAGAGGACAGAAGGGTCACAGAGGCTTCACCGGTCTGCAGGGTCTGCCCGGACCTCCA GGTCAATCTGGAGACCAGGGTGCTACTGGACCTGCTGGACCTTCTGGACAAAGA GGACCACCCGGACCGACTGGGCCCAGTGGAAAGGAGGGTTCAAACGGTATGCCCGGACCCATCGGACCCCCCGGACCCCGTGGACGCAGCGGAGAGACCGGTCCTTCC GGTCCTCCCGGAACCCCCGGCCCCCCCGGTCTTCCCGGCCCCCCCGGCCCCGGCATCGACATGTCCGCCTTCGCCGGCCTGGGTCACACAGAGAAGGGTCCCGATCCTCTCAGGTACATGAGAGCCGACCAGGCCTCCGGAAACCTCCGTCAGCACGACGCCGAGGTGGACGCCACGCTCAAGTCCCTCAACAACCAGATCGAGAACATCCGCAGTCCAGAGGGCTCCAAGAAGAACCCGGCTCGCACCTGCAGGGACCTCAAGCTCTGCCATCCCGACTGGAAGAGCG GAGAGTACTGGATCGACCCCAACCAGGGCTGCACCGTGGACGCCATCAAGGTCTTCTGCAACATGGAGACGGGCGAGTCCTGCGTCCGCTCCAAACCGTCCAGCATCCCGCGCAAGAACTGGTGGTCCAGCAAGAGCAAGGACCGCAAACACGTGTGGTTCGGAGAAACCATGAACGGCGGATTCCAC TTCAGCTACGGCGACGACAACCTGGCGCCCAACACGGCGGCCATCCAGATGACGTTCCTGCGCCTGCTGTCCACCGAGGCGTCGCAGAACGTCACGTACCACTGTAAGAACAGCGTGGCCTACATGGACGCCGCCGCCGGCAACCTGAAGAAGGCCGTGCTGCTGCAGGGCTCCAACGACGTGGAGATCCGCGCCGAGGGCAACAGCCGCTTTACCTACAGCGTCATGGAGGACGGATGCACG AGACACACGGGCAAGTGGGGCAAGACGGTGATGGAGTACCGATCACAGAAGACCTCCCGCCTTCCCATCGTGGACATCGCCCCCATGGACATCGGCGGTGCCGACCAGGAGTTCGGAGTAGAAGTGGGCGCCGTGTGCTTCTTGTAA